From the genome of Streptacidiphilus rugosus AM-16, one region includes:
- a CDS encoding molybdopterin oxidoreductase family protein: MTTTTDTHCPYCSLQCGMRLAGATAGSAAGAAAVPVAAPSVEVLERPEFPVNRGALCGKGQNAAALLSPATRLTAPLVRDRREGRRGELRAASWEEALERVADGLAAIRAEHGADAVGVFGGGGLTNEKAYQLGKFARVALGTANIDYNGRFCMSSAAAANRIAFGIDRGLPFPLEDIPRTDCLILVGGNPAETMPPALRYFRELRENGGTLIVVDPRRTRTAEQADLHLQPLPGSDLALALGLLHLIVADGMVDVDFVAERTTGFEDARAAAMAHWPERVERLTGVPAAQLRQAAQLFGRARTGMVLTARGPEQQSKGTDTVGAWINLCLASGKAGRPYSGYGCLTGQGNGQGGREHGQKADQLPGYRSIEDPAARAHVAGVWGVDPDALPRSGRSAYELLDSLGRPGPDGVRALLLMGSNPVVSAPRAAHIAARLASLDLLVVSDLVLSETAQLADVVLPSAQWAEETGTMTNLEGRVILRQRAVDAPTGVRGDLWLLRELAERLGVKHGTGAKPRFDDDPETVFEELRRASAGGQADYAGISYDRIRAEDGVFWPCPAEDHPGTPRLFLDAFATPDGRARFAPVTHRPAAEEPDADYPLYLTTGRVLAQYQSGAQTRRVGALNAAAPGPFVELHPLLARRLKVAEGDALVVTSRRGRAVAPARLTDTIRQDTVFMPFHWGGAGRANTLTNPALDPTSKMPEFKVCAVRVEAAGRTETAERGTQPQQVGASAAGGTAGRGKA, encoded by the coding sequence ATGACGACGACCACCGACACCCACTGCCCGTACTGCTCGCTGCAGTGCGGCATGCGGCTGGCCGGCGCCACGGCGGGCTCCGCCGCGGGCGCGGCGGCCGTTCCGGTGGCCGCGCCGTCCGTCGAGGTGCTGGAGCGGCCGGAGTTCCCGGTGAACCGCGGCGCGCTCTGCGGCAAGGGGCAGAACGCCGCCGCGCTGCTCTCCCCGGCCACCCGGCTCACCGCGCCGCTGGTGCGCGACCGCCGGGAGGGCCGACGCGGCGAACTGCGGGCCGCGAGCTGGGAGGAGGCGCTGGAGCGGGTGGCCGACGGGTTGGCCGCGATCCGGGCCGAGCACGGGGCGGATGCCGTCGGCGTCTTCGGCGGTGGCGGGCTGACCAACGAGAAGGCCTACCAGCTCGGCAAGTTCGCCAGGGTCGCGCTCGGCACCGCCAACATCGACTACAACGGCCGCTTCTGCATGTCCTCGGCCGCCGCCGCGAACAGGATCGCCTTCGGGATCGACCGCGGGCTGCCCTTCCCGCTGGAGGACATCCCGCGCACCGACTGCCTGATCCTGGTCGGCGGCAACCCGGCCGAGACCATGCCGCCCGCGCTGCGCTACTTCCGTGAACTGCGCGAGAACGGCGGCACGCTGATCGTCGTCGACCCGCGCCGCACCCGCACCGCCGAGCAGGCGGACCTGCACCTGCAGCCCCTCCCCGGCAGCGACCTCGCGCTCGCGCTCGGCCTGCTGCACCTGATCGTCGCCGACGGCATGGTCGACGTCGACTTCGTCGCCGAGCGCACCACCGGCTTCGAGGACGCGCGGGCCGCCGCGATGGCCCACTGGCCGGAGCGGGTGGAGCGGCTGACCGGCGTCCCCGCGGCACAACTGCGGCAGGCGGCCCAGCTGTTCGGCCGGGCCAGGACCGGCATGGTGCTGACCGCGCGCGGACCCGAGCAGCAGAGCAAGGGCACCGACACCGTCGGGGCCTGGATCAACCTCTGTCTGGCGTCGGGCAAGGCCGGCCGCCCGTACTCCGGCTACGGCTGCCTGACCGGGCAGGGCAACGGCCAGGGCGGGCGTGAGCACGGCCAGAAGGCCGACCAACTCCCCGGCTACCGCTCGATCGAGGACCCGGCGGCCAGGGCCCACGTGGCCGGGGTCTGGGGCGTGGACCCGGACGCGCTGCCCCGCTCGGGGCGTTCGGCCTACGAGCTGCTGGACAGCCTCGGCCGGCCGGGACCCGACGGGGTGCGCGCCCTGCTGCTCATGGGTTCGAACCCGGTGGTGTCCGCTCCGCGCGCGGCCCACATCGCCGCGCGGCTCGCCTCGCTGGACCTGCTGGTCGTCAGCGACCTGGTGCTCTCGGAGACCGCCCAGCTGGCGGACGTGGTGCTGCCGAGCGCGCAGTGGGCCGAGGAGACCGGCACGATGACCAACCTGGAGGGCAGGGTGATCCTGCGTCAGCGGGCCGTCGACGCCCCGACCGGCGTGCGCGGTGACCTCTGGCTGCTGCGCGAGCTGGCCGAACGGCTCGGGGTCAAGCACGGAACCGGGGCGAAGCCGCGCTTCGACGACGACCCGGAGACGGTCTTCGAGGAACTGCGCCGCGCCTCCGCCGGGGGACAGGCGGACTACGCGGGTATCAGCTACGACCGGATCCGTGCCGAGGACGGGGTCTTCTGGCCCTGCCCGGCCGAGGACCACCCGGGCACCCCGCGCCTCTTCCTGGACGCCTTCGCCACGCCCGACGGCCGGGCCCGCTTCGCCCCGGTGACCCACCGCCCGGCGGCGGAGGAGCCGGACGCGGACTACCCCCTCTACCTGACCACCGGCCGGGTTCTCGCGCAGTACCAGAGCGGCGCGCAGACCCGTCGGGTGGGCGCCCTCAACGCGGCGGCCCCGGGCCCCTTCGTCGAGCTGCACCCGCTGCTCGCGCGGCGGCTCAAGGTCGCCGAGGGCGACGCGCTCGTGGTCACCTCCCGCCGCGGCCGGGCCGTGGCGCCCGCCAGGCTCACCGACACGATCCGCCAGGACACCGTCTTCATGCCCTTCCACTGGGGCGGCGCGGGCCGGGCCAACACGCTCACCAACCCGGCGCTGGACCCGACCTCGAAGATGCCGGAGTTCAAGGTCTGCGCGGTACGGGTGGAGGCGGCAGGCCGGACGGAGACAGCCGAGCGCGGCACACAACCACAGCAGGTCGGGGCGAGCGCAGCGGGCGGGACCGCGGGCCGGGGGAAGGCATGA
- a CDS encoding NAD(P)/FAD-dependent oxidoreductase → MNRNRRHIAVVGAGMAAARFAERYRALGGTARVTLYGAESRAPYNRVLLADVLTGRYDAEAIALPVGDAELRPGSEVVGLDLGARTLTLADGGSEAWDELVLATGANPVLPPIRGLRTADGGGLREGVHALRTLADCARLAEDATQAKRAVVVGGGVLGVSVARALAAIGLGVEIVHQGPHLIERQLDAQASEALRGGLRSLGVEVYLGNRARALTSAGAVELANGYRLDTDLTVLACGVRPRTALAHAAGLSVDVGIVVDDTLAASAPGVYALGDCTQHRGTVHGLSGPAWEQADVLAARLSGAEPDARYTGSRPLARLSAGPLEYAAFGEVDEADELAHGDDPDGELHVLRLTDATRGSYKKLVMRGDRLVGAILLGDLATVGDLTRAYERDDPLPDSSPPLHLLTSYGAS, encoded by the coding sequence ATGAACAGGAACAGACGTCATATCGCGGTGGTCGGCGCGGGCATGGCCGCCGCCCGCTTCGCCGAGCGCTACCGCGCCCTCGGCGGGACGGCGCGGGTCACCCTCTACGGCGCCGAGTCCCGCGCCCCCTACAACCGGGTCCTGCTCGCGGACGTGCTCACCGGACGCTACGACGCCGAGGCCATCGCGCTGCCGGTCGGCGACGCGGAGCTGCGGCCCGGCAGCGAGGTGGTCGGCCTCGACCTCGGCGCCCGCACCCTGACCCTGGCCGACGGCGGCAGCGAGGCCTGGGACGAGCTGGTCCTGGCCACCGGCGCCAACCCGGTGCTGCCGCCGATCCGTGGCCTGCGCACCGCCGACGGCGGTGGGCTGCGCGAAGGGGTGCACGCGCTGCGGACCCTCGCCGACTGCGCCCGCCTGGCGGAGGACGCCACGCAGGCGAAGCGCGCCGTGGTCGTCGGCGGCGGCGTGCTGGGCGTCAGCGTCGCCCGCGCGCTGGCCGCGATCGGTCTCGGCGTCGAGATCGTCCACCAGGGGCCGCACCTGATCGAGCGCCAGCTGGACGCGCAGGCGTCGGAGGCGCTCCGTGGCGGGCTGCGCTCGCTCGGCGTGGAGGTCTACCTCGGCAACCGGGCCCGCGCGCTCACCTCGGCGGGCGCCGTCGAACTGGCCAACGGCTACCGGCTGGACACCGACCTGACCGTCCTGGCCTGCGGCGTCAGGCCGCGCACCGCACTCGCGCACGCCGCCGGGCTGAGCGTGGACGTGGGGATCGTCGTCGACGACACCCTCGCCGCCTCCGCCCCCGGGGTGTACGCCCTCGGCGACTGCACCCAGCACCGCGGCACGGTCCACGGACTGTCAGGACCGGCCTGGGAGCAGGCCGACGTGCTCGCCGCCCGGCTCTCCGGAGCCGAACCCGACGCCCGCTACACCGGCTCCCGCCCGCTGGCCAGGCTCAGCGCCGGCCCGCTGGAGTACGCGGCCTTCGGCGAGGTGGACGAGGCGGACGAGCTCGCGCACGGCGACGACCCCGACGGGGAACTGCACGTGCTGCGGCTCACCGACGCCACGCGCGGCAGCTACAAGAAGCTCGTCATGCGCGGCGACCGGCTGGTCGGCGCGATCCTCCTCGGCGACCTGGCCACCGTCGGCGACCTCACCCGCGCCTACGAGCGCGACGACCCGCTGCCCGACAGCAGCCCTCCCCTGCACCTGCTGACCTCTTATGGAGCCTCCTGA
- a CDS encoding nitrate/nitrite transporter: MSTVVGSEDTTAEPGAAVAAGRVRAITDWRPEDEAFWAEAGARVARRNLVFSVLSEHIGFSVWSLWSVLVLFLGPKYHIDPAGKFTLTALPTALGALLRLPYTFAVARFGGRNWTVFSALLLLVPTVLAGVVLRPGVSYGTLLAVACVAGVGGGNFASSMANINAFYPQRLKGWALGINAGGGNIGVPVVQLVGLLVLATAGAAHPRLVPLVYLPLIVLAALGAALRMDNLASLKNDRRALREVLREPHSWVMSLLYIGTFGSFIGFGFAFGQVLQVQFHAEFDTPVKAAYLTFLGPLLGSLVRPVGGRMADRWGGAKVTLATFALMAAGAGLVLAASQAKSLPLFLTGFVALFVLSGIGNGSTYKMIPAIFQARARDAVAAGADPATAEQDSRRLASALIGLAGAIGAFGGVLVNMAFRQSFLTSKNGDAAYVAFLAAYVVCFAVTWAVYLRPSAGKLRGI, translated from the coding sequence ATGAGCACTGTCGTCGGAAGCGAAGACACGACTGCCGAGCCCGGCGCGGCGGTCGCCGCGGGCCGGGTCCGCGCCATCACGGACTGGCGTCCCGAGGACGAGGCGTTCTGGGCCGAGGCGGGCGCCAGAGTCGCCCGCAGGAACCTGGTCTTTTCGGTCCTCTCCGAGCACATCGGCTTCTCGGTGTGGAGCCTCTGGTCGGTGCTGGTGCTCTTCCTCGGCCCGAAGTACCACATCGACCCGGCCGGCAAGTTCACCCTGACCGCCCTGCCGACCGCGCTCGGCGCGCTGCTGCGGCTGCCCTACACCTTCGCGGTCGCCCGGTTCGGCGGCCGCAACTGGACCGTCTTCAGCGCCCTGCTGCTGCTCGTCCCGACGGTCCTGGCCGGCGTGGTGCTGCGGCCCGGCGTCTCGTACGGCACGTTGCTGGCGGTGGCCTGCGTGGCCGGCGTCGGCGGCGGCAACTTCGCCTCGTCGATGGCGAACATCAACGCCTTCTACCCGCAGCGGCTCAAGGGCTGGGCCCTGGGGATCAACGCGGGCGGGGGGAACATCGGGGTTCCGGTGGTCCAGCTGGTCGGCCTGCTGGTGCTGGCCACTGCGGGCGCGGCACACCCGCGACTGGTCCCGCTGGTGTACCTGCCGCTGATCGTGCTGGCGGCGCTCGGCGCGGCGCTGCGGATGGACAACCTGGCCTCGCTGAAGAACGACCGCCGGGCGCTGCGGGAGGTGCTGCGCGAGCCGCACAGCTGGGTGATGTCCCTGCTCTACATCGGCACCTTCGGCTCGTTCATCGGCTTCGGCTTCGCCTTCGGCCAGGTCCTCCAGGTGCAGTTCCACGCGGAGTTCGACACCCCGGTCAAGGCCGCGTACCTGACCTTCCTCGGCCCGCTGCTGGGGTCGCTGGTACGACCGGTCGGCGGCAGGATGGCGGACCGCTGGGGCGGCGCGAAGGTCACGCTGGCCACGTTCGCGCTGATGGCGGCGGGCGCGGGGCTGGTGCTTGCGGCTTCGCAGGCCAAGTCGCTGCCGTTGTTCCTGACGGGCTTCGTGGCGCTGTTCGTGCTGAGCGGCATCGGCAACGGCTCGACGTACAAGATGATCCCCGCGATCTTCCAGGCGAGGGCGCGGGACGCGGTGGCGGCCGGCGCGGACCCGGCGACGGCCGAGCAGGACTCCCGCAGGCTCGCCTCCGCGTTGATCGGCCTGGCGGGCGCGATCGGGGCGTTCGGCGGGGTGCTGGTGAACATGGCCTTCCGGCAGTCGTTCCTGACCAGCAAGAACGGCGACGCGGCGTATGTGGCCTTCCTGGCGGCCTACGTGGTCTGCTTCGCGGTGACGTGGGCGGTGTACCTCCGGCCTTCGGCCGGCAAGCTCCGCGGCATCTAG
- a CDS encoding GNAT family N-acetyltransferase: MEHGESQPLIRPAVAGDGHAVYVLDHRCWSTVSDVSEKPDPPTAESTAFADERHQPEHMLVAERTGPAGPEIVGWVRLVQPIPLPSNAHIRTIMGLGVAPELRGHGLGRRLVDAALDRAREQGAHRVTLRVLGGNTVARALYEKAGFTVTGVQPDEFFVAGEYRDDVLMGIAL, from the coding sequence ATGGAACACGGAGAATCCCAGCCGCTCATTCGTCCGGCCGTCGCGGGCGACGGCCACGCCGTCTACGTGCTCGACCACCGCTGCTGGTCCACCGTCTCCGACGTCAGTGAGAAGCCCGACCCGCCGACCGCGGAGAGCACCGCCTTCGCGGACGAGCGGCACCAGCCCGAGCACATGCTCGTCGCCGAGCGCACGGGACCGGCCGGGCCGGAGATCGTCGGGTGGGTCCGCCTGGTCCAGCCGATCCCGCTGCCGAGCAACGCGCACATCCGCACCATCATGGGCCTCGGCGTCGCGCCGGAGCTGCGCGGTCACGGCCTCGGGCGTCGCCTCGTCGACGCCGCGCTCGACCGCGCCAGGGAGCAGGGCGCGCACCGGGTGACCCTGCGGGTGCTCGGCGGCAACACCGTGGCCAGGGCGCTCTACGAGAAGGCGGGCTTCACCGTCACCGGGGTCCAGCCGGACGAGTTCTTCGTCGCCGGCGAGTACCGGGACGACGTGCTGATGGGCATCGCGCTGTAA
- the nirB gene encoding nitrite reductase large subunit NirB, producing the protein MTDSQPNSHLAGRAGRLKELVLVGHGMVGQRFLEAVVEQPGAADWRITVLAEEPRPAYDRVHLTSWFSGTSAEELSLTPSGFLAEHGIDLRLGDAVAVVDRAAQTLTTVSGSVLHYDALVLATGSYPFVPPVPGHDAAGCHVYRTIEDLETIRDEAAADNARIGVVVGGGLLGLEAAGALTALGLETHVVEFAPRLMAIQVDDGGGRLLKRKIEELGVSVHTGAGTQAILTGPDGRVRAMGLSDGRELPADLVVFSAGVRPRDQLARECGLPVGERGGIVVDERCRTRDPHVYAIGECALAADGKVYGLVAPGYAMAETAARSLAGGPRDADADGFTGADTSTKLKLLGVDVASFGDAHGATEGSLDVLYSDSRSGIYKKLVIGRDGQLLGGVLVGDTESYGLLRPLAIGGKPLQTAPEQLVLPAGLAPATGQIALPDEAVICSCHNVTKGEIRDAVHEQGCTTVPEVKKCTKAGTGCGSCVKMLGTIVAEELEASGVTVDKSLCEHFAHTRAELYEIVRVTGIANFSDLVDAHGTGEGCDVCKPVVASILASLDNGHILDGEQGALQDTNDHFLANLQRNGSYSVVPRIPGGEITPEGLITIGEIARDFGLYTKITGGQRIDLFGASVDQLPPIWRRLVDAGFESGHAYGKSLRTVKSCVGETWCRYGVQDSVGLAIELELRYRGLRSPHKLKSAVSGCARECAEAQGKDFGIIATSSGWNLYIGGNGGMTPRHADLLAADLDRETLIRTIDRFLMFYIRTADRLERTSVWLDRIEGGLDHVRAVVLDDSLGICADLDAMMARHITAYEDEWAAVLADPERLLRFASFVNAPGTPDPAVTFVPERGQIRPARPEEDGRILSPALVAGPRLEVRTA; encoded by the coding sequence ATGACGGACTCTCAGCCGAACTCCCACCTGGCCGGCCGCGCGGGCCGGCTCAAGGAACTCGTCCTCGTCGGTCACGGCATGGTCGGCCAGCGTTTCCTGGAGGCCGTGGTCGAGCAGCCCGGCGCGGCGGACTGGCGGATCACGGTGCTCGCCGAGGAGCCCCGCCCCGCCTACGACCGGGTCCACCTGACCTCGTGGTTCTCCGGCACCAGTGCCGAGGAGCTGTCGCTGACCCCGTCGGGCTTCCTCGCCGAGCACGGCATCGACCTGCGCCTCGGCGACGCCGTCGCCGTCGTGGACCGCGCCGCCCAGACGCTGACCACTGTCTCCGGCAGCGTGCTGCACTACGACGCGCTGGTGCTGGCCACCGGCTCCTACCCGTTCGTGCCGCCGGTCCCCGGCCACGACGCGGCGGGCTGCCACGTCTACCGCACCATCGAGGACCTGGAGACCATCAGGGACGAGGCCGCGGCGGACAACGCCAGGATCGGCGTCGTGGTCGGCGGCGGCCTCCTCGGACTGGAGGCGGCGGGCGCGCTGACCGCGCTCGGCCTGGAGACCCACGTCGTCGAGTTCGCCCCGCGGCTGATGGCGATCCAGGTCGACGACGGCGGCGGCCGGCTGCTCAAGCGCAAGATCGAGGAGCTGGGCGTCAGCGTCCACACCGGCGCGGGCACCCAGGCCATCCTCACCGGTCCCGACGGCCGGGTGCGGGCCATGGGCCTGTCCGACGGCCGGGAGCTCCCCGCCGACCTGGTCGTCTTCTCGGCGGGCGTGCGGCCCAGGGACCAGCTGGCCAGGGAGTGCGGGCTGCCGGTCGGCGAGCGCGGCGGCATCGTCGTCGACGAGCGCTGCCGTACCCGCGACCCGCACGTCTACGCCATCGGCGAGTGCGCGCTGGCCGCCGACGGCAAGGTCTACGGCCTGGTCGCGCCCGGCTACGCGATGGCCGAGACGGCCGCCCGCTCGCTGGCGGGCGGTCCCCGTGACGCGGACGCCGACGGCTTCACCGGCGCCGACACCTCGACCAAGCTCAAGCTGCTGGGCGTCGACGTCGCCAGCTTCGGCGACGCGCACGGCGCGACCGAGGGCTCGCTGGACGTGCTCTACAGCGACAGCCGCTCCGGCATCTACAAGAAGCTGGTCATCGGCCGCGACGGGCAGCTGCTGGGCGGCGTGCTGGTCGGCGACACCGAGTCCTACGGTCTGCTGCGTCCGCTCGCCATCGGCGGCAAGCCGCTGCAGACCGCTCCCGAGCAGCTGGTGCTGCCGGCCGGCCTCGCCCCCGCCACCGGGCAGATCGCGCTGCCCGACGAGGCGGTGATCTGCTCCTGCCACAACGTCACCAAGGGCGAGATCCGCGACGCGGTGCACGAGCAGGGCTGCACCACCGTCCCCGAGGTCAAGAAGTGCACCAAGGCCGGGACCGGCTGCGGCAGCTGCGTGAAGATGCTCGGCACGATCGTCGCGGAGGAGCTGGAGGCCAGCGGCGTCACCGTCGACAAGAGCCTGTGCGAGCACTTCGCGCACACCCGCGCGGAGCTCTACGAGATCGTCAGGGTCACCGGGATCGCCAACTTCAGCGACCTGGTGGACGCCCACGGCACCGGCGAGGGCTGCGACGTCTGCAAGCCCGTGGTCGCCTCGATCCTGGCCAGCCTGGACAACGGTCACATCCTGGACGGCGAGCAGGGCGCGCTGCAGGACACCAACGACCACTTCCTGGCGAACCTCCAGCGCAACGGCTCCTACTCCGTCGTCCCGCGGATCCCCGGCGGCGAGATCACCCCGGAGGGGCTGATCACCATCGGCGAGATCGCCCGCGACTTCGGCCTCTACACGAAGATCACCGGCGGCCAGCGGATCGACCTCTTCGGCGCCAGCGTCGACCAGCTCCCGCCGATCTGGCGCCGCCTGGTCGACGCGGGCTTCGAGTCCGGGCACGCCTACGGCAAGTCGCTGCGCACGGTGAAGTCCTGCGTCGGCGAGACCTGGTGCCGCTACGGGGTGCAGGACTCGGTCGGCCTGGCCATCGAACTGGAGCTGCGCTACCGGGGGCTGCGCTCCCCGCACAAGCTCAAGTCGGCGGTCTCCGGCTGCGCCCGCGAGTGCGCCGAGGCGCAGGGCAAGGACTTCGGCATCATCGCCACCTCGTCCGGCTGGAACCTCTACATCGGCGGCAACGGCGGCATGACGCCCCGCCACGCCGACCTGCTGGCGGCCGACCTGGACCGGGAGACGCTGATCCGGACCATCGACCGGTTCCTGATGTTCTACATCCGCACCGCCGACAGGCTGGAGCGCACCTCGGTCTGGCTCGACCGGATCGAGGGCGGCCTGGACCACGTCCGCGCCGTGGTGCTGGACGACTCGCTGGGCATCTGCGCCGACCTCGACGCCATGATGGCCCGCCACATCACCGCCTACGAGGACGAGTGGGCCGCCGTGCTGGCCGACCCCGAGCGGCTGCTCCGCTTCGCCTCCTTCGTCAACGCCCCCGGCACGCCGGACCCGGCGGTGACCTTCGTCCCGGAGCGCGGCCAGATCCGCCCCGCCCGCCCCGAGGAGGACGGGCGGATCCTCTCCCCGGCGCTGGTCGCCGGCCCCCGACTGGAGGTGCGTACGGCATGA
- a CDS encoding TIGR01777 family oxidoreductase produces the protein MRIAVTGSTGLIGSALVRSLLDDGHEVVRVVRREPQERADGSVEIRWNPPLRAIDRKGLEGVDAAVHLAGEGIASHRWTARQKRRIHDSRVLGTATLADALAGLPKPPRVLVSASAVGYYGQTGDAVVDESAPAGGDYLARVCVEWEAATAPASDAGIRVAHSRTGLVVGADGGAFDRLFPLFKLGLGGRLGSGEQYWSFISLRDEVAALRHLIDTAGLSGAFNLTAPVPVTNAEITAAMGRVLRRPAVLAVPEFALKLALGEMAVEVVGSHRCVPTRLLDSGFRFAHTTIDQAIQSAL, from the coding sequence ATGCGCATCGCGGTCACCGGCTCGACCGGGCTCATCGGCTCCGCACTGGTCCGCTCGCTGCTGGACGACGGGCACGAGGTGGTCCGGGTGGTCCGGCGGGAGCCGCAGGAGCGCGCCGACGGGAGTGTGGAGATCCGCTGGAACCCGCCGCTGCGGGCGATCGACCGCAAGGGCCTGGAGGGTGTCGACGCCGCGGTCCACCTGGCCGGCGAGGGCATCGCCTCGCACCGCTGGACGGCCCGCCAGAAGCGTCGCATCCACGACAGCCGGGTCCTCGGCACGGCGACCCTCGCGGACGCCCTGGCCGGGCTCCCCAAGCCCCCGCGGGTCCTGGTCTCGGCCTCGGCCGTCGGCTACTACGGCCAGACCGGCGACGCGGTCGTCGACGAGTCGGCCCCGGCCGGCGGCGACTACCTGGCCCGGGTCTGCGTCGAGTGGGAGGCCGCGACGGCCCCGGCCTCGGACGCGGGCATCCGGGTCGCCCACTCCCGGACCGGCCTGGTGGTCGGCGCCGACGGCGGCGCGTTCGACCGGCTCTTCCCGCTGTTCAAACTGGGCCTCGGCGGGCGTCTGGGCTCCGGCGAGCAGTACTGGAGCTTCATCTCGCTGCGCGACGAGGTCGCCGCGCTGCGGCACCTGATCGACACGGCGGGCCTCTCCGGCGCGTTCAACCTGACCGCGCCGGTCCCCGTGACGAACGCGGAGATCACCGCCGCGATGGGCCGCGTGCTGCGGCGCCCCGCGGTGCTGGCCGTCCCGGAGTTCGCGCTGAAGCTGGCGCTGGGCGAGATGGCCGTCGAGGTCGTCGGCAGCCACCGCTGTGTCCCCACCCGCCTCCTCGACTCCGGCTTCCGCTTCGCCCACACGACGATCGACCAGGCGATCCAGTCGGCGCTGTAG
- the nirD gene encoding nitrite reductase small subunit NirD, with translation MSGYDNDGAVHGTVEILDGTEWTQVCDFEQLVPGRGVAALSAGGEQVAVFRDRAGTLYAVDNRDPFSGAYVLSRGILGSRGDAPTVASPMYKQVFDLRDGRCLDEETAPDGTPAVLRVWQVRRVGRGVNASSQLVGAGVREP, from the coding sequence ATGAGCGGCTACGACAACGACGGTGCGGTCCACGGCACCGTGGAGATCCTCGACGGCACGGAGTGGACCCAGGTCTGCGACTTCGAGCAGTTGGTCCCCGGCCGCGGAGTGGCCGCGCTGAGCGCGGGCGGCGAGCAGGTCGCGGTCTTCCGCGACCGCGCGGGCACGCTGTACGCGGTGGACAACCGCGACCCGTTCAGCGGCGCGTACGTCCTCTCCCGCGGCATTCTCGGCAGCCGGGGCGACGCGCCGACGGTGGCCTCGCCGATGTACAAGCAGGTCTTCGACCTGCGCGACGGCCGCTGTTTGGACGAGGAGACCGCGCCCGACGGCACGCCCGCGGTGCTGCGGGTCTGGCAGGTCCGACGGGTCGGCAGGGGCGTGAACGCCTCCTCACAACTGGTCGGCGCGGGCGTGCGCGAGCCGTAG
- a CDS encoding DUF4240 domain-containing protein produces MDETDFWLLIDETRDESQGDPVEHADLLVERLVERTPDEVLDFSRLFEARMTRAWRTDVWGAADLLLGGAGEDAFEYFCAWLIGQGREVFEGALADPDDLSVLVPEFDDEEDGDAEELGYAGDRAYEQLTGLHVPDLGRRTNDPLGTEFDFDDPRVMEQRFPQLWDRYGG; encoded by the coding sequence ATGGACGAGACGGACTTCTGGCTGCTGATCGACGAGACCCGGGACGAGTCCCAGGGCGACCCGGTCGAACACGCCGATCTGCTCGTCGAACGCCTCGTCGAGCGGACGCCCGACGAGGTGCTCGACTTCTCGCGCCTGTTCGAGGCCCGGATGACCCGGGCCTGGCGGACCGACGTGTGGGGCGCCGCCGACCTGCTCCTCGGCGGGGCCGGCGAGGACGCCTTCGAGTACTTCTGCGCGTGGCTGATCGGCCAGGGCAGGGAGGTCTTCGAGGGCGCTCTGGCCGACCCCGACGACCTCTCGGTGCTCGTCCCCGAGTTCGACGACGAGGAGGACGGCGACGCCGAGGAGCTGGGGTACGCGGGCGACCGCGCCTACGAGCAGCTCACCGGGCTGCACGTGCCCGACCTCGGCCGAAGGACGAACGACCCGCTGGGGACCGAGTTCGACTTCGACGACCCACGCGTGATGGAGCAGCGCTTCCCCCAGCTGTGGGACCGCTACGGCGGCTGA